The following are encoded in a window of Chionomys nivalis chromosome X, mChiNiv1.1, whole genome shotgun sequence genomic DNA:
- the Gpr34 gene encoding probable G-protein coupled receptor 34, whose translation MTTTSVDSWPCSSYGMYFIANYSDQASQNFSRGSNVTSCPMDEKLLSTVLTTFYSVIFIVGLVGNIIALYVFLGIHRKRNSIQIYLLNVAIADLLLIFCLPFRIMYHINQNKWTLGVILCKVVGTLFYMNMYISIILLGFISLDRYVKINRSIQQRRAITTKQSIYVCCIVWTVALAGFLTMIILTLKKGGHNSTMCFHYRDRQNAKGEAIFNYVLVVMFWLIFLLIILSYIKIGKNLLRISKRRSKFPNSGKYATTARNSFIVLLIFTICFVPYHAFRFVYISSQLHVSSCYWKEIVHKTNEIMLVLSSFNSCLDPVMYFLMSSNIRKIMCQLLFRRFQSEASRSESTSEFKPGYSLHDLSAAAKTQYGTKGN comes from the coding sequence ATGACGACTACTTCAGTTGACAGTTGGCCTTGCTCCTCCTATGGAATGTACTTTATAGCTAATTACAGTGACCAAGCGTCACAAAATTTCTCAAGAGGGTCAAATGTTACCAGCTGTCCGATGGATGAAAAATTACTATCTACGGTGTTAACAACGTTCTACTCTGTCATTTTCATCGTGGGACTGGTTGGAAACATCATTGCCCTCTATGTATTTCTGGGCATCCACCGCAAAAGAAATTCCATTCAAATTTATCTACTTAACGTGGCCATCGCAGACCTTCTACTCATCTTCTGCCTCCCTTTCCGCATAATGTATCACATCAACCAAAATAAGTGGACACTAGGTGTGATCCTTTGCAAAGTTGTGGGGACACTATTTTACATGAACATGTACATTAGCATTATTTTGCTTGGGTTTATCAGTTTGGATCGCTATGTAAAAATTAATCGGTCTATACAACAAAGAAGGGCAATAACCACCAAGCAAAGTATTTATGTTTGCTGTATAGTATGGACAGTTGCTCTTGCCGGATTTTTAACTATGATCATTTTGACGCTGAAGAAGGGAGGGCACAATTCCACAATGTGTTTCCattacagagacagacagaatgcaAAGGGAGAAGCAATTTTTAACTATGTTCTTGTGGTAATGTTCTGGCTTATTTTCCTACTGAtaattctctcatatattaaGATTGGCAAGAATCTACTGAGAATTTCTAAAAGGAGGTCAAAATTTCCAAATTCTGGCAAATATGCTACAACAGCCCGGAACTCCTTCATTGTACTGCTCATTTTTACCATATGTTTTGTGCCTTATCACGCCTTTCGATTTGTCTACATTTCTTCACAGCTCCATGTGTCTTCTTGTTACTGGAAGGAAATTGTTCACAAAACCAATGAGATCATGCTGGTGCTTTCATCTTTCAACAGCTGCTTAGACCCAGTCATGTATTTCCTGATGTCCAGCAATATTCGCAAAATCATGTGCCAACTTCTTTTTAGACGATTTCAAAGTGAAGCAAGCAGAAGTGAAAGCACTTCGGAATTTAAGCCAGGATATTCCCTGCACGATCTATCTGCAGCAGCCAAAACGCAGTACGGTACTAAGGGTAACTGA
- the Gpr82 gene encoding probable G-protein coupled receptor 82: MSNNSTCIQPSMVSTTALPITYMFLCVVGLFGNSLAQWVFLTKIGKKTSTHVYLTNLVTANLLVCTAMPFMGTYFLKGFYWKYQSVQCRLVNFLGTLSMHVSMFVSLLILSWIAISRYATLMKKESLQEATSCYERMFYGHLLKRFRQPNFARKMCTYIWGVVLVIIIPIILYYSVVEATEGGEGQCYNRQMELGASISQTAGLIGTTFIGFSFLVVVTSYYSFVSHLRRVRTCTSITERDLTYRSVKKHLLIIQVLLVVCFLPYSIFKPIFYVLHKRGDCQQLNYLIEAKNILTCLASARSSTDPIIFLLLDKTFKKTLYNVFTKS; the protein is encoded by the coding sequence ATGAGTAACAACTCGACATGCATCCAGCCCTCCATGGTTTCTACCACAGCTTTACCCATCACTtacatgtttttgtgtgttgttgGTCTCTTTGGAAACTCACTTGCTCAATGggtatttttaacaaaaataggTAAGAAAACATCAACACATGTCTACCTGACAAACCTTGTGACTGCAAACTTACTTGTGTGCACAGCCATGCCTTTCATGGGTACCTATTTCTTGAAGGGTTTCTATTGGAAATATCAATCTGTACAATGCAGACTGGTCAATTTTTTGGGAACCCTATCTATGCATGTAAGCATGTTTGTCAGCCTCTTAATTTTAAGCTGGATTGCCATAAGCCGTTATGCCACCTTAATGAAAAAGGAATCCTTGCAAGAGGCCACCTCATGCTACGAGAGAATGTTCTATGGTCACTTACTAAAAAGATTTCGCCAGCCCAACTTTGCCAGAAAAATGTGCACTTACATATGGGGAGTGGTGCTGGTCATAATTATTCCCATTATCCTATACTACTCAGTCGTAGAGGCtacagaaggaggagaaggacagTGCTACAATCGGCAGATGGAACTGGGAGCCAGCATCTCTCAGACTGCGGGTCTCATTGGAACCACATTTATTGGATTCTCATTTTTAGTAGTAGTGACATCATATTATTCTTTTGTTAGCCATCTGAGAAGAGTAAGGACCTGTACCTCCATTACAGAGAGAGATTTGACCTACAGATCTGTGAAAAAACATCTTTTGATCATTCAAGTCCTCTTAGTTGTTTGCTTTCTTCCATATAGTATTTTTAAACCCATTTTTTATGTTCTGCACAAGAGAGGAGACTGCCAGCAGCTGAATTATTTaatagaagcaaaaaatatccTCACTTGTCTTGCATCAGCCAGAAGTAGTACAGATcccattatatttcttttattagatAAAACATTCAAGAAGACACTATACAACGTCTTTACAAAATCTTGA